The Maylandia zebra isolate NMK-2024a linkage group LG4, Mzebra_GT3a, whole genome shotgun sequence genome includes a window with the following:
- the LOC101474317 gene encoding uncharacterized protein LOC101474317 isoform X1, with translation MRHNHEKLQLHLSLTELQRSDCTVTEAQDETMDGFSPASARCGPRCQHQPQRFRPRPMHQSTLSLGDTPPCYTTTHTQSYSGRSADGRPLVFRLRDPSFPSQHRSQLDLRDNSMPPQSVLQSHSKEVYAPQHVTPRVDPKLENWTRYNSSRAIRELISQHQHHPPECQSTYRTEHPTPEFDGSSLQASGRQTQRHRHDILTGEPTQVFEPGKSSRRSRDQQLWATRRWETDCTAFRLY, from the exons tgaaaagcTGCAGTTACACCTGAGCCTGACAGAGCTGCAGAGGTCTGACTGCACTGTGACCGAGGCACAGGACGAGACGATGGACGGCTTCAGCCCGGCTTCAGCCCGCTGTGGTCCTCGCTGCCAACATCAACCTCAGCGCTTTAGACCGAGACCCATGCATCAGAGCACCCTGAGCCTGGGCGACACGCCGCCCTGCTACACCACCACCCACACCCAG AGTTATTCCGGCAGGTCGGCCGATGGACGTCCTCTCGTCTTCCGCCTCAGAGACCCCAGCTTCCCCTCCCAGCACCGCAGCCAGCTGGATCTCCGTGACAACAGCATGCCGCCGCAGAGTGTGCTGCAGTCACACAGCAAAGAGGTGTACGCGCCCCAGCACGTGACTCCG AGAGTCGACCCAAAGTTGGAAAACTGGACTCGGTATAACAGCAGCCGCGCCATCAGAGAGCTCATCAGTCAGCATCAGCATCATCCACCCGAGTGCCAGAGCACCTACAGGACGGAGCACCCGACCCCGGAGTTCGACGGCTCGTCACTGCAGGCCAGCGGCAGACAGACACAGCGGCACCGACACGACATCCTGACAG GTGAACCGACGCAGGTGTTTGAGCCGGGGAAGTCCAGCAGACGGTCCAGAGATCAGCAGCTGTGGGCGACCAGACGCTGGGAGACGGACTGTACTGCGTTCAGACTCTACTGA
- the arl6ip1 gene encoding ADP-ribosylation factor-like protein 6-interacting protein 1 — MAEGDNKSVNLMAQETAQLEEQLQCWREVILAGDQVLRWEKPWFPGALMGATTVLFLLIYYLDPSVLTGLSCTVMLLCLADYLVPTLAPRVFGSNKWTTEQQQRFHEICGNLVKTERRIVGWWKRLCTLKEEKPKMYFASVISSLLAVAWIGQQVHNLFLTYLIVSFLLLLPGLNQHGIITKYAGMAKREINKLMKQKEKKNE, encoded by the exons ATGGCGGAAGGAGACAACAAAAGCGTGAACTTGATG gCCCAGGAGACGGCCCAGCTGGAAGAGCAGCTGCAGTGCTGGCGTGAGGTGATCCTGGCTGGGGATCAGGTCCTGCGTTGGGAGAAGCCCTGGTTCCCCGGAGCGCTGATGGGCGCGACCACCGTGCTCTTCCT GCTCATCTACTACTTGGACCCATCAGTGCTGACCGGCCTGTCCTGCACCGTCATGTTGCTCTGCCTGGCCGACTATCTGGTGCCCACCCTCGCCCCCCGAGTGTTTGGCTCCAATAAGTG GACCACCGAGCAGCAGCAGCGTTTCCACGAGATCTGTGGGAACCTGGTGAAGACTGAGCGCCGCATCGTGGGCTGGTGGAAGCGCCTCTGCACCCTCAAGGAGGAAAAACCCAAAATG TACTTTGCCTCAGTGATCAGCAGcctgctggctgtggcctggATCGGACAGCAGGTGCACAACCTGTTCCTGACGTACCTGATCG TgagcttcctgctgctgctgcccggCCTGAACCAGCACGGCATCATCACGAAGTACGCCGGCATGGCCAAGAGGGAGATCAACAAACTGATGAagcagaaggagaagaagaacgaGTAG
- the LOC101474317 gene encoding uncharacterized protein LOC101474317 isoform X2: MDGFSPASARCGPRCQHQPQRFRPRPMHQSTLSLGDTPPCYTTTHTQSYSGRSADGRPLVFRLRDPSFPSQHRSQLDLRDNSMPPQSVLQSHSKEVYAPQHVTPRVDPKLENWTRYNSSRAIRELISQHQHHPPECQSTYRTEHPTPEFDGSSLQASGRQTQRHRHDILTGEPTQVFEPGKSSRRSRDQQLWATRRWETDCTAFRLY, from the exons ATGGACGGCTTCAGCCCGGCTTCAGCCCGCTGTGGTCCTCGCTGCCAACATCAACCTCAGCGCTTTAGACCGAGACCCATGCATCAGAGCACCCTGAGCCTGGGCGACACGCCGCCCTGCTACACCACCACCCACACCCAG AGTTATTCCGGCAGGTCGGCCGATGGACGTCCTCTCGTCTTCCGCCTCAGAGACCCCAGCTTCCCCTCCCAGCACCGCAGCCAGCTGGATCTCCGTGACAACAGCATGCCGCCGCAGAGTGTGCTGCAGTCACACAGCAAAGAGGTGTACGCGCCCCAGCACGTGACTCCG AGAGTCGACCCAAAGTTGGAAAACTGGACTCGGTATAACAGCAGCCGCGCCATCAGAGAGCTCATCAGTCAGCATCAGCATCATCCACCCGAGTGCCAGAGCACCTACAGGACGGAGCACCCGACCCCGGAGTTCGACGGCTCGTCACTGCAGGCCAGCGGCAGACAGACACAGCGGCACCGACACGACATCCTGACAG GTGAACCGACGCAGGTGTTTGAGCCGGGGAAGTCCAGCAGACGGTCCAGAGATCAGCAGCTGTGGGCGACCAGACGCTGGGAGACGGACTGTACTGCGTTCAGACTCTACTGA